Proteins from a genomic interval of Salmo salar chromosome ssa14, Ssal_v3.1, whole genome shotgun sequence:
- the LOC123726786 gene encoding collagen alpha-1(XXVIII) chain, producing the protein MLIANLCPNLQGKSGEKGEPGLTREEVIKIIRDICGCALKCRESPLELAFVIDSSESFGPENFEVVKDFVNALTDRMSVNCEASRISVILYSHLDMVVVNVKQQSSQNDVKMLYLGEGTFMGSAILRANQLFQASRPGVHKVAVVQTDGQADRCDAVQPEDAASIDVCHRSGK; encoded by the exons ATGTTGATTGCTAACCTGTGTCCAAACTTGCAGGGGAAATCTGGTGAGAAGGGGGAACCTGGCCTGACA AGAGAGGAAGTCATCAAAATCATCAGGGACATTTGTG GCTGTGCTCTGAAGTGCAGAGAGAGTCCTCTGGAGCTGGCGTTTGTGATTGACAGCTCAGAGAGCTTTGGACCGGAGAACTTTGAGGTGGTCAAGGACTTTGTGAACGCCCTGACTGACCGTATGTCTGTGAACTGTGAGGCCAGCAGGATCAGTGTGATCCTCTACAGTCATTTGGACATGGTGGTGGTCAATGTGAAGCAGCAGTCCAGCCAGAACGATGTTAAG ATGCTATACCTGGGCGAGGGCACCTTTATGGGTAGTGCCATCTTGAGAGCCAACCAGCTGTTCCAGGCCTCGCGGCCCGGTGTTCATAAAGTCGCCGTGGTACAAACCGATGGGCAGGCAGACCGGTGTGATGCAGTGCAGCCTGAGGACGCCGCCAGCATTGATGTTTGTCATCGGAGTGGTAAATAA